One Rossellomorea aquimaris DNA window includes the following coding sequences:
- a CDS encoding protease inhibitor I9 family protein, which translates to MKKYYRSVLFLLFMMYMGGCQENVGENTYQDEEEAVKVTMNSTVKVDPSINLSSEKVISVIIEFKTKPAKIAVLEAEAQGMDMTLDKAKEHVEQSHQAFEQELHAFLNDNEVKYHIKHRYKTAFNGVSIELPANEIKRLMGSSVISKIYPNQEIQLDPPIQPSDQL; encoded by the coding sequence ATGAAGAAGTACTACAGGAGTGTCCTTTTCCTGCTCTTTATGATGTACATGGGAGGATGTCAGGAGAACGTAGGGGAAAATACCTATCAAGACGAGGAAGAGGCGGTGAAAGTGACTATGAATTCGACAGTCAAAGTTGATCCATCGATTAACCTTTCAAGTGAGAAGGTTATTTCCGTTATTATTGAGTTTAAGACAAAACCGGCAAAAATTGCCGTTTTAGAAGCAGAAGCTCAAGGCATGGATATGACCTTGGACAAAGCCAAGGAACACGTTGAACAAAGTCATCAGGCTTTCGAACAAGAACTTCATGCCTTCCTGAATGATAATGAAGTAAAATATCACATCAAACACAGGTACAAGACAGCCTTTAATGGGGTGTCAATAGAATTACCGGCAAATGAAATTAAGAGATTAATGGGCTCTTCTGTTATTTCTAAGATTTATCCAAACCAGGAAATCCAATTGGATCCTCCTATCCAACCTTCAGATCAACTGTAA
- a CDS encoding helix-turn-helix transcriptional regulator has product MHTGTFIKYYRIFKGMTQKQVGDGICTPGHISKIESGHLQITEDKIKLFNQRLNINVEKELKAYKKLQLDLELWHDVMIKQVNGKIELLKETIEQNPLTKIETLNGTFKLLKARYFIMKGEVKEAAFYLSQFSNKRLSFHMFDYDFQLFYHIRGMYELAKGNPQTALKYLEKIDRDIYANPEAYYYMSVGYHDLGQHDKSLEYSQLALNYFKETFNFTRCVDAATIQLVAEGRSEESSLAMLVEKYDELIQHCDNLHDHRRKAVLHLNLGTLYRDVFDDRKARDAFQMAYGLLKHESDKEMYANSLFGYIDSSMNVDGSANVEKYASLIEEGQASVRDIKNPCMETFFTMLEIRVHEGEQAYYQYVENVLIPLLKEEGQYAQCNYYIQKLYTHNQMDGKEIKGKECVLS; this is encoded by the coding sequence ATGCATACTGGGACATTTATTAAGTATTATAGGATCTTTAAGGGGATGACCCAAAAGCAGGTGGGAGATGGGATCTGTACCCCTGGACATATCAGTAAGATTGAAAGCGGACACTTACAGATTACGGAAGATAAAATTAAATTGTTCAATCAAAGGTTAAATATTAACGTTGAGAAAGAGTTAAAGGCGTATAAAAAATTACAATTAGATTTGGAATTGTGGCATGATGTCATGATCAAGCAGGTAAACGGAAAAATTGAATTATTGAAGGAGACCATCGAACAAAATCCCTTAACCAAAATTGAAACCCTGAATGGTACCTTTAAGCTACTGAAAGCAAGGTACTTTATCATGAAAGGGGAGGTGAAAGAAGCTGCATTCTATTTAAGTCAGTTTTCTAATAAGCGTCTGTCCTTCCATATGTTCGATTACGATTTTCAGTTGTTTTACCATATTAGAGGCATGTATGAGCTTGCAAAAGGAAATCCACAAACAGCCCTGAAGTATTTGGAGAAAATAGATCGAGATATTTATGCAAACCCTGAAGCCTACTATTATATGTCAGTTGGCTACCATGATCTTGGGCAGCATGACAAGTCCCTGGAATATAGTCAGCTGGCTCTGAACTATTTCAAGGAAACGTTTAATTTTACAAGATGTGTAGACGCTGCTACGATTCAGTTGGTAGCGGAAGGCAGAAGCGAAGAATCGAGTCTGGCCATGTTGGTAGAGAAATATGATGAGTTGATCCAACATTGTGATAATCTGCATGATCATAGGAGAAAAGCCGTTCTTCACCTGAATTTGGGGACTCTTTATCGAGATGTCTTTGATGATAGAAAGGCAAGAGATGCATTTCAAATGGCATATGGATTATTGAAGCATGAGTCCGATAAAGAAATGTATGCAAACAGCCTTTTTGGTTATATTGATAGTTCCATGAATGTAGATGGTTCCGCAAATGTTGAAAAATATGCAAGTCTAATAGAAGAGGGACAGGCATCTGTGAGAGATATAAAAAACCCCTGCATGGAAACATTCTTTACGATGCTTGAGATCAGGGTTCATGAGGGAGAGCAAGCATACTATCAATATGTAGAGAATGTCCTCATCCCCCTATTGAAGGAAGAAGGGCAATACGCTCAGTGCAACTATTATATCCAAAAGCTGTACACACATAATCAAATGGATGGAAAAGAGATAAAAGGAAAAGAATGCGTTCTAAGCTAA
- a CDS encoding helix-turn-helix transcriptional regulator, with protein MSLGLLIKFYREKKELTQEELGKGICSVTHISKIERGNTQYSPEITHMLSEKLGIDLEKEMQSLQKYERLLEQWHDSMVLQQISEIERLKDEVEKNSLFLIQSVKNKYFLLQSRYNLLQGNITQAETLLDKMNKHRKELNTYELHLLHHLLGITAGIKGDFKKSLEYLLQINEKEYLNHEFFYQIAIAYHNLQFKVKAYYYSEVALDYFRKTNNFKKVIDAETIKLINEGRNELWDFEELVERYNRLIAQCDIINETSKKAALLSNLAYEHSYVENNEKAKMYYRKTLSLLEKNQKSPIYLNNLIGYVYCSLHIEGKQEEQDLKLLIETGTQFAKEINDQSSFLFFKMLRLLHEDKKELYYQFIEEKIIPMLEGSGKHQQLHSYEKTMYQHYLDKGNQEKALLYAGRLIENC; from the coding sequence ATGAGTTTAGGATTACTTATAAAATTTTACAGAGAGAAAAAAGAACTGACCCAGGAAGAACTGGGAAAAGGGATTTGTTCCGTTACTCATATCAGTAAAATTGAGCGTGGCAACACCCAATATTCTCCTGAAATCACGCATATGCTAAGCGAGAAACTCGGAATCGATCTGGAAAAGGAAATGCAGTCCCTTCAGAAATATGAGCGATTGCTTGAGCAATGGCACGATAGCATGGTTTTACAACAAATAAGTGAGATTGAACGTTTAAAAGACGAGGTAGAAAAGAATTCATTATTTCTCATCCAATCTGTTAAGAATAAGTATTTTTTATTACAATCCAGATACAACCTTTTGCAAGGGAACATCACCCAAGCAGAAACGCTGCTGGATAAAATGAATAAACACCGTAAAGAATTAAACACGTATGAACTTCACCTGCTTCATCACCTTCTCGGAATCACAGCAGGAATAAAAGGAGACTTCAAGAAGTCACTCGAATATCTTCTTCAAATCAATGAAAAAGAATATTTAAATCACGAATTCTTCTATCAAATCGCCATCGCCTATCATAACCTCCAATTTAAAGTAAAGGCCTATTACTATAGTGAAGTCGCACTTGATTACTTCAGGAAAACGAATAATTTTAAAAAGGTCATTGATGCTGAAACAATTAAGTTGATAAACGAAGGAAGAAACGAACTTTGGGATTTCGAGGAACTCGTAGAACGGTATAATCGTTTAATCGCACAGTGTGATATTATTAATGAAACGTCAAAAAAAGCGGCTTTATTAAGCAACTTAGCATACGAACACTCGTATGTTGAGAACAATGAAAAGGCAAAAATGTACTACAGGAAGACGTTATCTTTATTGGAGAAGAACCAAAAGTCACCTATCTATCTTAATAATCTGATTGGATACGTTTACTGCAGTTTACATATCGAAGGAAAGCAAGAAGAACAGGATCTCAAACTACTGATAGAGACAGGTACTCAATTCGCGAAGGAAATTAACGATCAAAGCAGTTTTCTATTCTTTAAAATGCTCCGCTTGTTACATGAGGATAAAAAAGAGTTGTATTATCAGTTTATTGAAGAAAAAATCATTCCCATGCTTGAGGGGAGCGGAAAACATCAACAGCTGCATTCGTATGAAAAAACGATGTATCAACATTATTTAGATAAGGGAAATCAAGAGAAAGCCCTTCTTTATGCAGGTAGATTAATTGAAAATTGTTAA
- a CDS encoding S8 family serine peptidase, whose translation MKAIKYSKIALSAGLLMGGVAPLSHGPAVHAETQSDTMKILAGLSTEQREALDKLEANRSMRGLQLSRDIDLKSEEEVTVIVEFEQLPAKTEQIQQSLKGKEVSFEKAKKQVEESHAKFNKDLNEKLVKKTKSGKDKYEIKHTYKDAFNGVAMTLPANEVENLLESEIVKAVYSEEEVQLSPPPKTDEEEGSTTKVDSIPFMNIDKLHKEGYTGKGVKVGVIDTGIDYNHPDLKDAYKGGYDFVDNDDNPMEATYDDWKASGYPENNQGNSYYTDHGTHVSGTIVGQAVNDSDYKVIGVAPDAELNVYRVLGPYGSGSTSNILAGIDRAVADGMDVINLSLGAATNNPLYATSIAVDHAVLSGVTAVVAAGNSGDQGNYTLGSPGAAALALTVGASSAPSLVTTYDGVFSVEGKDLDGVLQLMTNKWTDEFSKLQGQSFEMVEVGEGGPADYNGKDVTGKVAFVARGSYALIEKMEYAKQNGAKAVIIYNMNPDEGHIPHYLGESNDNIPTFSLTNQEGLAVKELFKDGTPTITLGEMGEAEISGDELASFSSKGPSGTLYDIKPEVTAPGVNILSTVPSYMQNKEDSSDYSHAYQRLSGTSMASPQVAGIAALLLQAHPDYTPSEIKSVLMNTADPLKNQYSVFEVGAGRVDPMQAIHSDTMISVLDETPFIENLEEIIIPEQTGGLSYGFIPMGDEHITKTTNLSITNNSNNNNKYDISVEYNVGAKASGSLDAEKNGVRLNVPSSMKVKKNKEEQFNAILTIPKTAQKGTYEGYIVIQNQKDPEISYRIPFGAKVVEEGIGYFDVYTKSISTNRVNNPYSRKETDFDFRLNSPMERLDWVLVDPDTKEDLGWITGVNATGAAIDVDYYIEEGFYGYYYPLTGHDKKPISYTKVRVEDGIYDVKMIGTTKDGKQFAKTSTISLDNGAPTVVYDQTNALPTGDFPIVELEEGQETVTLSGTLLDSEIEETAKTDIPLTQASNNIWYGTNGPSYRLQVDENGQFSKEINVKTSSIREMQYLGADYAGNTAIPKVVYYAPKGLQYVFAKPDKESYQMGDKITYTFYANNLEKAHDFSMYTYNSSKLLDSVEFQLADGLPEGTELNVTKTGTTSVRNDIEIKIPDEGVSGDVALFKIVADTNEQEFFNTYSPLFSSVSTMKINNGPRIPTKMGAHPVYPKVSKVNAGFIGAEGLLTDAGRFDYSRDYTQIGATIHLEDTNGNTYPVTIPKNGVISIEQLPSSVQKYTVVTDVPGHYTTYTPLEAGRTENGVDIGEYITYYMAVSKPGDINKDNAIDIHDALLLQDHWGTDYRNTDINFDGTTDEKDFTLLEKYYLSENDFVLDTPDPKSEVDGNTIDTIKEELGINP comes from the coding sequence ATGAAAGCTATCAAATATTCAAAGATTGCATTAAGTGCAGGGCTTCTTATGGGTGGAGTTGCACCTTTAAGTCATGGGCCAGCGGTACATGCAGAAACACAGTCTGATACGATGAAAATCTTGGCGGGTTTGTCAACAGAACAACGTGAGGCCTTGGACAAATTAGAAGCCAATCGATCAATGAGGGGTTTGCAATTATCAAGAGACATTGATTTGAAAAGTGAAGAAGAAGTGACCGTCATTGTCGAATTTGAACAACTTCCTGCAAAGACAGAACAAATCCAACAATCTTTAAAGGGGAAAGAAGTTTCTTTTGAGAAGGCAAAGAAACAGGTAGAAGAGTCACATGCAAAATTTAACAAAGACTTAAATGAAAAATTAGTGAAAAAGACGAAATCGGGGAAAGACAAATACGAAATTAAGCACACGTATAAAGATGCGTTTAATGGTGTAGCGATGACTCTACCAGCCAATGAAGTTGAAAACCTATTAGAATCAGAAATCGTTAAGGCTGTATACAGTGAAGAGGAAGTCCAGCTTTCTCCACCACCGAAAACGGATGAAGAAGAAGGATCAACCACAAAAGTGGACAGTATTCCTTTCATGAATATCGATAAACTACATAAAGAAGGATATACAGGTAAAGGGGTTAAGGTTGGTGTTATTGATACAGGAATCGATTATAACCACCCAGATTTAAAAGATGCCTATAAAGGCGGATACGATTTTGTAGACAACGATGACAATCCGATGGAAGCAACGTATGATGACTGGAAAGCTTCTGGATATCCTGAAAACAATCAAGGGAACAGTTACTACACAGATCATGGTACACATGTTTCAGGAACGATTGTGGGTCAAGCTGTAAATGATTCAGATTACAAAGTGATTGGTGTCGCTCCAGATGCGGAATTGAATGTATACCGTGTATTAGGGCCATACGGATCTGGATCAACGAGTAACATTCTTGCTGGAATCGACCGTGCCGTGGCTGATGGAATGGATGTCATCAACCTCTCCCTTGGAGCAGCAACGAATAACCCTTTGTATGCAACGAGCATAGCCGTTGATCATGCCGTGTTAAGTGGTGTTACAGCAGTTGTTGCCGCTGGGAACTCTGGGGATCAAGGGAATTATACGTTGGGATCTCCAGGTGCCGCTGCCCTTGCTTTGACGGTAGGAGCAAGTTCTGCACCATCTTTAGTCACGACTTATGATGGCGTGTTCTCTGTGGAAGGTAAGGATCTGGATGGAGTTCTACAGTTAATGACCAACAAATGGACGGATGAGTTTAGTAAGCTACAAGGGCAAAGCTTTGAAATGGTTGAAGTAGGAGAAGGTGGACCTGCTGATTACAACGGGAAAGATGTCACTGGAAAAGTGGCATTCGTGGCTCGCGGCTCCTATGCACTCATCGAAAAAATGGAATACGCGAAACAAAATGGGGCCAAAGCCGTCATCATATATAATATGAATCCGGATGAAGGGCATATCCCTCATTATTTAGGCGAAAGCAATGACAATATCCCCACTTTTTCATTAACGAATCAAGAAGGTTTAGCAGTGAAAGAACTATTCAAAGATGGAACACCAACCATCACTTTGGGAGAAATGGGGGAAGCGGAAATCAGCGGTGATGAGCTTGCATCCTTCAGTTCAAAAGGTCCTTCAGGAACATTGTATGATATCAAGCCAGAGGTAACGGCACCTGGGGTCAATATTCTCTCAACCGTTCCATCCTATATGCAGAATAAAGAAGATTCATCGGATTATTCACATGCCTATCAACGGTTATCAGGCACATCAATGGCGTCACCTCAAGTAGCGGGGATTGCAGCATTATTACTTCAAGCACATCCTGATTATACGCCAAGCGAAATTAAATCTGTGTTAATGAATACGGCAGATCCATTGAAGAATCAATATAGCGTATTTGAAGTTGGAGCGGGAAGAGTCGATCCAATGCAAGCCATCCATTCGGACACGATGATTTCCGTTCTGGATGAAACACCATTTATTGAAAACCTGGAAGAAATCATCATTCCGGAACAAACCGGTGGTCTAAGCTACGGTTTTATTCCGATGGGGGATGAACATATTACAAAAACGACCAATCTATCAATTACAAATAATAGTAATAATAACAACAAGTACGATATTTCAGTAGAATATAATGTGGGGGCAAAGGCTTCTGGGTCTCTGGATGCTGAGAAAAATGGTGTGAGGCTCAATGTGCCAAGCTCCATGAAAGTGAAAAAGAATAAAGAAGAACAATTCAATGCGATTCTTACCATCCCGAAAACGGCTCAAAAAGGAACATATGAAGGATACATCGTGATTCAAAATCAAAAGGATCCAGAAATCAGCTATCGTATCCCATTCGGAGCGAAAGTCGTGGAGGAAGGAATCGGCTACTTTGATGTTTATACGAAAAGTATTTCGACTAATCGCGTGAACAATCCTTATAGCAGAAAAGAAACCGATTTTGATTTCAGATTGAATTCTCCGATGGAAAGATTGGATTGGGTACTGGTTGATCCAGATACGAAAGAAGACCTGGGATGGATTACAGGTGTGAATGCAACAGGAGCTGCAATCGATGTCGATTATTATATTGAAGAGGGGTTCTATGGATATTATTATCCATTAACAGGACATGATAAAAAGCCGATCAGCTATACAAAAGTGAGAGTGGAAGATGGCATTTATGATGTGAAGATGATCGGAACGACGAAAGATGGAAAGCAGTTTGCCAAAACATCCACCATTAGCTTAGATAACGGGGCACCAACAGTCGTTTATGATCAGACGAATGCATTGCCAACCGGTGACTTTCCGATTGTAGAGCTGGAAGAGGGTCAAGAAACAGTCACTTTATCAGGAACTTTATTGGATTCAGAAATAGAGGAAACGGCAAAGACCGATATCCCGCTCACTCAAGCAAGTAATAATATATGGTATGGGACGAATGGTCCAAGCTATCGACTACAAGTGGATGAAAATGGACAGTTTTCAAAGGAAATCAATGTAAAAACGTCATCCATCAGGGAAATGCAATATTTAGGAGCTGATTATGCTGGAAATACAGCTATTCCTAAAGTGGTCTACTATGCACCTAAAGGACTTCAATATGTTTTCGCGAAACCGGATAAAGAGTCTTACCAAATGGGTGACAAGATCACTTATACATTCTACGCTAACAATTTGGAAAAAGCCCATGACTTTTCAATGTATACCTATAACTCAAGTAAGCTTTTGGATTCTGTTGAATTCCAATTAGCGGATGGGTTACCAGAGGGAACAGAATTGAATGTGACAAAAACCGGTACAACAAGTGTCAGAAATGATATTGAGATAAAAATTCCAGATGAAGGCGTATCAGGAGACGTTGCATTATTCAAGATTGTAGCTGATACGAATGAGCAGGAGTTTTTCAATACGTATTCTCCATTGTTCAGTAGTGTAAGTACGATGAAGATTAATAACGGACCACGGATCCCGACGAAAATGGGAGCTCACCCAGTCTATCCGAAAGTATCAAAGGTTAATGCAGGATTTATAGGCGCAGAAGGACTCCTGACAGATGCAGGTCGCTTTGATTATAGCCGGGATTACACACAAATAGGTGCCACTATACACTTAGAGGATACAAATGGAAATACTTATCCTGTCACCATACCGAAAAACGGTGTTATTTCTATCGAACAACTACCATCATCTGTACAGAAGTATACCGTCGTTACGGATGTACCGGGACACTACACAACATATACACCACTTGAAGCGGGACGTACAGAAAATGGTGTAGATATTGGTGAATACATCACTTATTATATGGCCGTTTCCAAGCCTGGAGATATCAATAAAGACAATGCCATCGATATTCACGATGCACTACTGCTTCAAGATCATTGGGGAACGGACTATCGAAATACGGATATCAACTTCGATGGTACGACAGATGAAAAAGACTTTACACTCCTTGAGAAGTATTACTTGTCTGAAAATGATTTTGTATTAGATACTCCAGATCCTAAATCTGAAGTAGATGGTAATACAATTGACACGATTAAAGAGGAACTGGGAATTAATCCTTAA
- a CDS encoding S8 family serine peptidase: MVSKKSTLSIGLMSVLLSSSMITPASAEFYQSKEEKDPAHIHKGKLPLMDMEKKATDDPLYGQDLKAFNSNESIRLIVEVDVNKKLKTTPEKQVEQVKNTFMKKRDAFSKIIHTYSTGFYGFSMETTMKDAEKIKELEGVKDIRIAKTYEHMDVKSNELVEAMNVWTKYNYSGDGMVVAIVDSGIDYRHEAMTLSEKGKKKAKYNEHNIQEKLDESEVDDVWYTDKVPTGYDWADKDTNVIPASNSHGTHVAGIVGAYEESQKKAMGVAPDVQLLAEKVFSDSRSGAYDDDIVAGIYHAVEFGADVINLSLGSDAGSVDPNDPVQRAIQYATEHGVLVVAAAGNASYSTKQNLLERSQLPWAKNPDIGLVGDPGVTPSALQVASSENDQMSVDALSLNDGSQLGYQTQSSSKKLSDELEAGQDYELIFAGEGFGSHLDGLDLEGKIVVAKPAKSYAVYSTLQYDSAKKGAVGLIVIPPDKYPSYANLNFSRYTIPAVTTGHTEGDQLIERLQSGEKISVQLSDEGVWVQNPTTEPMSSFSSYGSPTDLSFKPEITAPGGKISSTVLNNEYETMSGTSMATPHVAAGAALLLEKYYEELGLPKNEETVLKAKNALMNTSQVLTNPDDENSLYSPRRQGSGLMKIEQAIKSPYLVEHVGAPLEKAASVALKEVDRTFDFTLDVEPLAKKLEKANDQYEIAVDLLMDETEKKTYGGVEGEYLTLHSIPIEGAVVKINGKQMGDKKIQYKPRRDGEVKISVTLPEGLSEGRFVEGFVRFVPKGNSVKDLATLTMPFMGYYGDWDSLNNIDVSPVNGDPYLGYTVLWNDVMELPMGYDTSTGTFDPNKIGYSKNAVASGIYPSFTAFRNLKEMSLKVEDENGKTVANITNFGEFTEDGSPYPFRKNIMGYGNYSYKFDGMFWSGKDDGGNQLPDGNYTYVYESTLNYEGAEPQQTKIPFKLDSVAPVVKNIKITEQTDGKYKITWDVTEEGTKHVGNFIWVNGGSRKSVYSDANEYITDEKPEIVMISAIDALQNVGVGYTGNEELLNADPFINYWNVSRSNVNETKPASILIFGYKRIDWHIEISNSAGEVIEYADIENEHSIYGLKWYAGIEYPDGDYYVTVTGTDETGLSLTSEKKKITVKH, from the coding sequence ATGGTTTCGAAGAAAAGTACGTTATCCATTGGATTGATGTCCGTTCTCCTAAGCAGCAGTATGATTACGCCAGCAAGTGCTGAATTCTATCAGTCTAAGGAAGAAAAGGATCCTGCTCATATCCATAAAGGGAAACTCCCATTGATGGATATGGAAAAGAAAGCTACAGATGATCCTTTATACGGACAGGACCTTAAAGCATTCAACTCAAATGAAAGTATTCGCCTAATTGTAGAGGTGGACGTAAATAAGAAACTGAAAACGACACCTGAAAAGCAGGTAGAGCAAGTGAAAAATACGTTTATGAAAAAGAGGGATGCTTTTTCTAAAATCATACATACGTATTCAACAGGTTTTTATGGATTCAGTATGGAAACGACGATGAAAGACGCAGAGAAAATCAAAGAGCTAGAGGGCGTAAAGGATATTCGTATTGCCAAAACCTATGAGCATATGGATGTAAAGAGCAACGAGCTTGTGGAAGCGATGAATGTATGGACGAAATATAATTACAGCGGCGATGGAATGGTCGTAGCGATCGTGGATTCTGGCATCGACTATCGCCATGAGGCCATGACGCTTTCTGAAAAAGGAAAGAAAAAAGCGAAGTATAATGAACATAACATACAAGAGAAGCTTGATGAGTCGGAAGTAGATGATGTTTGGTATACAGACAAAGTACCGACAGGCTATGACTGGGCAGATAAAGACACCAATGTCATTCCTGCAAGTAATTCCCACGGAACTCACGTAGCAGGAATTGTAGGGGCATACGAAGAATCCCAGAAAAAGGCGATGGGAGTGGCACCGGATGTACAGCTATTGGCCGAAAAAGTATTCTCGGATAGTAGAAGTGGTGCATATGACGATGATATTGTGGCTGGAATCTATCATGCGGTGGAGTTTGGGGCTGATGTCATCAATTTAAGTCTGGGATCTGACGCAGGAAGCGTAGACCCGAATGATCCGGTACAACGTGCCATTCAATATGCAACAGAACATGGGGTATTAGTCGTAGCTGCGGCAGGTAACGCTTCTTATAGTACAAAACAAAACTTGCTGGAAAGATCACAATTACCATGGGCCAAAAATCCTGATATCGGTCTTGTTGGCGACCCTGGTGTAACACCATCCGCACTGCAGGTTGCTTCATCAGAGAATGATCAGATGAGTGTCGATGCTTTAAGTTTGAATGATGGAAGTCAGCTTGGATATCAAACACAATCCAGTTCCAAAAAGCTTAGTGATGAACTTGAAGCCGGTCAAGATTACGAATTGATTTTCGCCGGTGAAGGATTTGGCAGCCATCTGGATGGTTTGGATCTAGAAGGGAAAATTGTAGTTGCAAAACCTGCAAAATCGTATGCTGTTTATTCGACTCTTCAATATGACTCAGCAAAAAAAGGGGCAGTCGGACTGATCGTCATTCCACCGGATAAATATCCATCTTATGCAAATTTAAATTTCTCAAGATACACAATTCCAGCCGTTACGACTGGACATACAGAAGGAGATCAATTAATCGAGCGATTACAAAGCGGAGAGAAGATTTCAGTGCAACTGTCAGATGAAGGTGTTTGGGTACAAAACCCGACAACAGAACCGATGTCTTCATTCTCTTCTTATGGTTCACCAACGGATTTAAGCTTTAAACCAGAAATCACAGCTCCTGGAGGAAAGATCAGCTCGACAGTATTGAACAACGAATATGAAACCATGAGTGGAACATCCATGGCAACTCCACACGTAGCAGCTGGAGCGGCTTTACTTCTTGAGAAGTATTACGAGGAGTTAGGTTTACCAAAAAATGAAGAAACGGTCTTAAAAGCGAAGAATGCATTAATGAACACTTCCCAGGTGTTAACCAATCCCGACGATGAAAATTCCTTATACTCACCAAGACGTCAAGGTTCAGGTTTGATGAAGATTGAACAAGCGATTAAATCTCCTTACCTTGTGGAACATGTAGGTGCCCCTTTGGAAAAGGCTGCATCCGTTGCGTTAAAGGAAGTGGACAGAACGTTCGATTTCACATTGGATGTAGAGCCCTTGGCAAAAAAGCTTGAAAAAGCCAATGACCAATATGAAATCGCAGTAGATTTGTTAATGGATGAGACAGAGAAGAAGACATATGGCGGTGTAGAAGGAGAATATCTAACTTTACATTCGATACCGATAGAGGGAGCGGTCGTTAAAATCAACGGAAAACAGATGGGAGACAAGAAAATTCAATACAAACCACGTCGTGATGGCGAAGTGAAGATCTCTGTCACACTCCCGGAAGGGTTAAGCGAAGGTCGTTTTGTTGAAGGGTTTGTCCGCTTTGTTCCTAAAGGCAACTCTGTAAAAGATTTAGCAACTTTAACGATGCCTTTCATGGGATATTACGGCGATTGGGATTCCCTTAATAATATTGATGTGAGTCCGGTGAATGGAGATCCATACTTAGGATATACCGTTCTTTGGAATGACGTAATGGAGTTGCCTATGGGGTATGATACTTCCACAGGAACATTTGATCCAAATAAGATTGGATATTCTAAGAATGCGGTTGCGTCAGGTATATATCCTTCCTTCACGGCGTTTCGCAATTTGAAAGAAATGTCTCTGAAGGTAGAGGATGAGAATGGAAAAACTGTTGCCAACATCACGAATTTTGGTGAATTTACGGAAGATGGCAGCCCGTACCCATTCAGAAAGAACATTATGGGCTATGGAAATTACTCTTATAAGTTCGATGGGATGTTCTGGAGTGGGAAAGATGACGGCGGGAACCAACTTCCTGACGGGAACTATACGTATGTGTATGAGAGTACATTGAATTATGAGGGAGCAGAGCCTCAACAAACGAAGATTCCGTTTAAACTGGATTCTGTTGCGCCTGTTGTTAAAAATATCAAGATTACAGAACAAACGGATGGGAAGTATAAAATTACGTGGGATGTCACAGAAGAAGGAACGAAACATGTCGGAAATTTCATCTGGGTAAATGGCGGTAGTCGTAAAAGCGTATACAGTGATGCAAATGAGTACATTACCGACGAAAAGCCTGAAATTGTCATGATTTCAGCCATAGATGCTCTCCAAAATGTTGGTGTTGGTTATACTGGAAATGAGGAATTGCTGAATGCAGATCCATTTATCAATTATTGGAATGTTTCACGATCCAATGTGAATGAAACGAAACCGGCTTCCATCTTAATCTTTGGCTATAAACGAATAGATTGGCATATAGAGATTTCTAATTCAGCAGGCGAAGTGATCGAGTATGCCGATATTGAAAATGAACATTCAATTTATGGGTTGAAATGGTATGCTGGCATTGAATATCCGGACGGTGATTATTATGTGACTGTCACAGGAACAGATGAAACGGGATTATCGTTGACGTCTGAGAAGAAAAAAATCACAGTGAAACACTAG
- a CDS encoding signal peptidase I yields MEQIVKMVKKAIPIVIFLLIMMIIGSIFISLNSSKPLSLFGYKPLTVLSNSMAPTFEAGDVIITQEMAAEDLKEGDIISFYNQEKNLITHRITSIVGEDGVRHFYTQGDNNNTVDEDVTTANEIVGKELFHIPNMGFLSQYTKGPMGFLLFIIVPLTGYVCLTVYERIKPKKKEEEFTKS; encoded by the coding sequence ATGGAGCAGATAGTGAAAATGGTCAAAAAAGCCATACCAATCGTAATCTTTTTACTCATCATGATGATCATAGGTTCCATCTTCATAAGCCTGAACAGCAGTAAACCACTATCCCTTTTTGGATACAAGCCGCTGACCGTATTGTCGAATAGTATGGCTCCTACCTTTGAGGCTGGAGACGTGATCATTACCCAGGAGATGGCTGCAGAAGATCTAAAAGAGGGAGATATCATCTCCTTTTACAACCAAGAGAAAAATCTGATTACTCACAGGATCACCTCCATTGTTGGAGAAGACGGAGTAAGGCACTTCTATACTCAAGGTGATAACAATAATACGGTGGATGAAGATGTTACAACGGCAAATGAAATAGTAGGGAAGGAGCTCTTTCATATTCCAAATATGGGTTTTCTTTCTCAATATACGAAAGGCCCGATGGGTTTCTTGCTATTCATCATTGTTCCATTAACAGGGTATGTGTGTTTAACGGTTTATGAAAGAATCAAGCCGAAGAAGAAGGAAGAGGAGTTTACCAAATCATAA